The proteins below are encoded in one region of Pelagibacterium flavum:
- the ntrC gene encoding nitrogen regulation protein NR(I) — protein sequence MAGQTVLLADDDAAIRMVLNQALSRAGYEVRPTGNISTMWNWVTRGEGDILITDVSMPDGNAFDVMPKIKKLRPELPIVVMSAQNTFMTAIRASEMGAYEYLPKPFDITEVLAVVGRALADAKRPAPDRRQEEQGENMPLVGRSAAMQDIYRALARLMQTDLTVMITGESGTGKELVAKALHNFGKRKNGPFVAINMAAIPRDLIEAELFGHEKGAFTGATSRSSGRFEQAEGGTLFLDEIGDMPMDAQTRLLRVLQEGEYTMVGGRTAIKTDVRIVAATHRDLSQLIRQGLFREDLYYRLNVVPIRLPPLRERIDDVPDLAASFLKATQRENEAPKVLSSDALKLMQQYHWPGNVRELENLVRRLAALYVDEVISLEIVQNELNLADRGNFSSKPGPADIVTVIESDLAELFREYEPNLPPAGVYQRIIDKVEVPLISTVLNLCAGNQIKAAELLGLNRNTLRKKIRGHGIEIVKHSRQLG from the coding sequence ATGGCCGGACAGACAGTTCTCCTCGCAGATGACGACGCGGCGATCCGCATGGTGCTCAATCAGGCGCTCTCGCGCGCCGGTTACGAGGTGCGCCCCACAGGCAACATTTCGACCATGTGGAACTGGGTGACGCGCGGCGAGGGCGATATTCTCATCACCGACGTCTCGATGCCCGATGGCAACGCCTTCGACGTCATGCCCAAGATAAAAAAGCTCCGTCCGGAGTTGCCCATTGTCGTGATGAGTGCCCAGAACACATTCATGACGGCCATTCGGGCGTCCGAGATGGGTGCCTACGAATACCTGCCCAAGCCTTTCGACATCACAGAAGTTCTCGCTGTCGTTGGCCGTGCGCTTGCTGATGCCAAACGCCCGGCGCCTGATCGCCGCCAGGAAGAGCAGGGCGAAAACATGCCGCTGGTCGGTCGTTCCGCCGCCATGCAGGACATCTATCGGGCCCTGGCCCGCCTCATGCAGACCGATTTGACGGTGATGATTACCGGCGAGAGCGGCACCGGCAAGGAACTGGTCGCCAAGGCCCTGCACAACTTCGGAAAGCGCAAGAACGGCCCCTTCGTTGCAATCAATATGGCCGCCATTCCCCGTGACCTGATCGAAGCTGAGCTGTTCGGCCACGAAAAAGGGGCGTTTACCGGCGCAACATCGCGTTCATCGGGCCGCTTCGAACAGGCCGAAGGCGGTACGCTGTTTCTCGATGAGATCGGCGATATGCCCATGGATGCCCAGACCCGCCTGCTGCGCGTGCTCCAGGAGGGGGAATACACGATGGTCGGTGGTCGCACAGCCATCAAGACCGACGTGCGCATCGTCGCCGCAACGCACAGGGATCTCAGCCAGTTGATCCGGCAGGGCCTGTTCCGCGAGGATCTCTATTACCGCCTCAATGTTGTACCGATCCGCCTTCCGCCGCTGCGCGAACGCATCGACGACGTACCCGATCTCGCGGCAAGCTTTCTCAAGGCCACGCAACGCGAGAACGAAGCGCCCAAGGTTCTCTCGTCCGATGCTCTCAAGCTCATGCAGCAGTACCATTGGCCGGGAAACGTCCGCGAACTGGAAAATCTCGTTCGGCGCCTCGCCGCGCTCTATGTGGACGAGGTCATTTCGCTCGAAATCGTCCAGAACGAGCTTAACCTCGCCGATCGGGGCAATTTCTCTTCAAAGCCCGGCCCTGCCGATATCGTGACGGTCATTGAAAGCGATCTGGCCGAGCTGTTCCGCGAATATGAGCCCAACCTGCCACCCGCCGGTGTTTATCAGCGCATCATTGACAAGGTCGAAGTGCCTCTGATTTCGACCGTTCTCAACCTGTGCGCAGGCAACCAGATCAAGGCCGCCGAATTGCTGGGGCTCAACCGCAACACGCTGCGCAAGAAAATTCGCGGCCATGGGATCGAAATCGTAAAGCACTCAAGGCAATTGGGATGA